Proteins from one Cyclopterus lumpus isolate fCycLum1 chromosome 11, fCycLum1.pri, whole genome shotgun sequence genomic window:
- the mindy1 gene encoding ubiquitin carboxyl-terminal hydrolase MINDY-1 encodes MAESASPTLVVEHNKVEPPPPAVGVSKELIRTNPEVPSNGTAGGPLPATLLDEEEEKKKKKEEEEEQEEQEEEEEEEEATPPDSSSLSSENRTITAVTTEEESLSLLLGHVETGGGQDRGAEPGLDQDQDLEESSSVVGGSTDSASFSLPSLELSNGAAAAGNSLDVEDGLGGRGCSPSTEVPGLKDQDPPEAAGGAVAPPTPGGSGSTAAPGAGPSMPAYYLVKWITWKEKKTPIVTQSENGPCPLLAIMNTLFLRWKAKLPAQTEVVTTEDLMAHLGECVLSVTPREKAEGMELNFQQNMSDAMAVLPKLSTGLDVNVRFTGVTDFEYTPECIVFDLLNIPLFHGWLVDPQSPEMEASVGKLSYNQLVEKIIDYKHSADSCRVSEGLVAEQFLESTATQLSYHGLCELNTTASEGEISVFFRNNHFSTMIKHQGHLYLLVTDQGFLQEEGLVWESLHNVEGDGNFCDSDFRLCHPPQRAPPTTSLPPSAQEQQRQIDQDYLVAVSLQQQQGGAPGPLSDLELAQQLQQEEYQQQQQQQQQQQQQQQQGSQQAAQQVRGQGSQQGGARRREKDSDCVVL; translated from the exons ATGGCGGAGTCCGCCTCGCCCACTCTGGTGGTGGAGCACAACAAAGTggagcctcctcctcccgcgGTGGGCGTGTCCAAAGAACTGATCCGGACCAATCCGGAGGTCCCGAGCAACGGCACCGCCGGCGGTCCTCTTCCCGCCACACtcctggatgaggaggaggagaagaagaagaagaaggaggaggaggaggagcaggaggagcaggaggaggaggaggaggaggaggaggccacgCCGCCGGATTCGTCCTCACTGTCGTCTGAAAACAGGACGATAACCGCCgtcaccacagaagaagaatcTCTGTCGCTTCTACTTGGACACGTcgagactggaggaggacaggacCGAGGAGCAGAGCCAG gtctagaccaggaccaggacctggaggaGAGCTCCTCCGTGGTCGGCGGCTCCACCGACTCCGCGTCCTTCTCCCTCCCCAGTCTGGAGCTCTCCAACGGGGCCGCGGCAGCAGGAAACTCCCTGGACGTGGAGGACGGTCTGGGGGGGCGCGGCTGCTCCCCGTCCACCGAGGTCCCGGGTCTGAAGGACCAGGACCCGCCGGAAGCTGCTG GTGGTGCTGTGGCCCCTCCCACTCCTGGTGGCTCCGGCTCCACGGCGGCTCCGGGGGCGGGGCCGTCCATGCCGGCCTACTATCTCGTGAAGTGGATCacctggaaggagaagaagacccCCATTGTCACGCAGAGCGAGAACGGaccctgccccctgctggccatcaTGAACACGCTGTTCCTGCGCTGGAAG GCTAAACTCCCGGCTCAGACGGAAGTCGTCACCACGGAGGACCTGATGGCTCACCTGG gagagtgtgtgttgtctgttacACCCAGAGAGAAGGCTGAAGGGATGGAGCTCAACTTCCAACAg aacatgAGCGATGCCATGGCCGTGCTCCCCAAACTCTCAACAGGTCTGGACGTTAACGTGCGTTTCACTGGAGTGACGGACTTTGAGTACACGCCTGAATGCATCGTGTTCGACCTGCTCAACATCCCGCTGTTTCACGGCTGGCTGGTCGAcccacag AGTCCAGAGATGGAGGCTTCTGTTGGGAAACTGAGCTACAACCAGCTGGTGGAAAAAATCATCGACTACAAACACTCAGCGGACAGCTGCAGAGTCAGTGAAG gtcTGGTGGCGGAACAGTTCCTGGAGTCCACGGCGACCCAGCTGTCGTATCACGGTTTGTGTGAACTCAACACGACGGCTTCAGAAGGAGAAATCTCTGTGTTCTTCAGAAACAACCACTTCAGTACCATGATCAAACACCAG GGCCACCTGTACCTGCTGGTGACGGACCAGGGCTTCCTTCAGGAGGAGGGTTTGGTCTGGGAGTCGCTTCATAATGTCGAAGGAGACGGAAACTTCTGTGATTCCGACTTCAGACTGTGTCATCCTCCTCAGAGAGCTCCGCCCACCACCAGCCTGCCTCCCAGTGCCcaggagcagcagaggcagatagaccag GACTACCTGGTGGCGGTgtccctgcagcagcagcagggcggGGCCCCAGGGCCCCTCAGTGACCTGGAGTTGGCCCAACAGCTCCAACAGGAGGAAtaccagcaacaacaacaacaacaacaacagcagcaacaacaacaacaacag